The following proteins are encoded in a genomic region of Chryseobacterium cucumeris:
- a CDS encoding T9SS type B sorting domain-containing protein, which produces MKNIIFSLLFILMSIPISAQRDTDHWFAPYYASTSYTQALYLSTDSATPFVVTINNNNTPIGTVTISKNAPQTFVVPISAIAANVTSDAYSVITKGLHVQGTKPFYCSLRIVSNTTHAEIITSKGKAGIGKEFYVAGTPTTSSLTGYNFTAGILATENNTVVTATWSGNVTFFGAAPATNTQTITLNKGQSFIFAGGPGTGGQNQSAFIGAKIVSDKPITLTNGNVNGNFGNNTSSGSDAILDQSVPTERLGSTFAMVRTRSSSDDLEGGIIIGTEDHTQIFINGSTTPIATINSGDFYRITGNNYVQQGNSGHFNMFITTSKNVYLYQLVSVNNSSATCGYNYIPPLNCFLPRKIDEIGKINEMPTGTGTTSTVPNGTVVKLNILTEAGANVTVNGVLPLASEGPFPLTGNNSWVTYAIPSITGNVTVISDKAVTAGINGGYSTSGYGGYFAGFSSIPLIAKQTGECIPGIVLEVDDSYDSYQWYLNGNPITGANANTYTPLVSGNYTVKIAVGSCTPAITPVYKVFTCLEESTKAMTVCEGYQAIVPQFTNSTQNYVPSTVTIITPPANGTATIDPAGVITYVPNFGYMGTDTIVYKFCGNNPDFTDCEQVTLTLTVSESPIVKDAALRSCFEPSNPVLGVFNLTSAGVNVQPGTIKQYYPSPADAHNGTNEILTPANYTAPDGVVYIKVSNANGCYRIAEVTLTVIPPTYSEVLKDKIICMENTTTLDAGPGYTSYLWSTGATTPSISNVGVGTYWVDLKTRECTTRQTVKVYPSENPVISDINISNNTVTLTAIGGTTPYQYSMDNINWQNENVFTNVPRGSNTFYVKDAYNCTPVEVEITVPNLINIITPNGDGINDVLDYSALAGKPNFTFSIYDRYGSKIHEGSKLNGYQWDGSIGDKKVSTGNYWFDMGWNETNRKQTPIKYTGWIMVKNRN; this is translated from the coding sequence ATGAAAAACATTATATTTAGTTTATTATTTATCCTAATGAGCATTCCTATTTCGGCTCAAAGGGATACAGACCATTGGTTTGCACCTTATTACGCCTCCACAAGTTATACGCAGGCATTATATCTGTCTACCGACTCTGCCACCCCTTTTGTTGTTACAATTAATAATAACAATACTCCGATTGGCACTGTCACAATCAGCAAAAATGCTCCGCAAACCTTTGTTGTACCCATATCTGCTATCGCCGCCAATGTTACATCAGACGCTTATAGTGTTATCACTAAAGGGTTACATGTACAAGGGACAAAGCCGTTCTACTGTTCATTAAGAATAGTAAGCAATACTACACACGCCGAAATTATAACCAGTAAAGGGAAAGCCGGGATTGGTAAAGAGTTTTACGTGGCCGGAACTCCTACAACCTCATCACTTACCGGATATAATTTCACAGCAGGAATACTGGCTACTGAAAACAATACTGTAGTAACTGCTACATGGAGTGGAAACGTGACGTTCTTTGGAGCAGCACCAGCTACCAATACACAGACTATTACTCTTAATAAAGGACAGTCTTTTATTTTTGCAGGAGGTCCTGGAACGGGAGGGCAAAACCAGTCTGCTTTTATTGGAGCCAAAATTGTTTCCGACAAACCCATTACGCTTACCAATGGAAATGTCAATGGAAATTTTGGAAATAATACAAGTTCCGGATCTGATGCCATCCTTGATCAATCTGTACCAACAGAAAGGCTTGGAAGTACTTTTGCCATGGTAAGAACCAGATCTTCCTCTGATGATCTGGAAGGAGGTATCATTATTGGAACGGAAGACCATACTCAGATATTCATTAATGGTTCTACTACACCTATCGCAACGATCAACAGTGGAGATTTTTACAGGATCACAGGAAACAATTATGTTCAGCAGGGAAATTCCGGACATTTTAATATGTTTATAACGACTTCAAAAAATGTTTATCTGTATCAACTGGTTTCGGTAAATAACAGCAGTGCTACCTGTGGTTACAACTACATCCCACCATTAAACTGTTTTTTACCCAGAAAAATCGACGAAATCGGAAAGATCAATGAAATGCCAACCGGCACAGGTACTACAAGTACTGTTCCGAACGGAACTGTAGTAAAACTGAATATTTTAACTGAAGCGGGAGCCAATGTAACCGTAAACGGAGTTCTGCCACTCGCTTCAGAAGGTCCTTTTCCCTTAACAGGTAATAACAGCTGGGTAACGTATGCCATCCCTTCTATCACCGGAAATGTAACGGTTATTTCGGATAAAGCTGTAACTGCAGGGATTAATGGAGGATACAGCACGTCCGGATATGGAGGATATTTTGCAGGGTTCTCTTCTATTCCATTAATTGCAAAACAGACAGGAGAATGTATTCCTGGTATTGTTTTGGAAGTGGATGACAGCTATGATAGCTATCAGTGGTATTTGAATGGCAATCCTATTACAGGAGCCAATGCAAATACTTACACCCCTCTGGTTTCCGGAAATTATACCGTAAAAATAGCAGTAGGATCTTGTACTCCGGCCATCACCCCGGTTTACAAAGTGTTTACATGTCTTGAAGAGTCTACTAAAGCAATGACTGTCTGCGAAGGCTATCAGGCTATAGTCCCTCAGTTTACCAATTCAACTCAAAATTATGTTCCGAGTACAGTAACTATTATTACACCCCCGGCAAACGGTACCGCAACCATTGATCCGGCGGGAGTAATTACTTATGTTCCTAATTTCGGCTATATGGGTACAGACACTATTGTTTATAAATTTTGTGGAAACAACCCTGATTTTACAGATTGTGAACAGGTAACCTTAACATTAACGGTTTCTGAAAGCCCTATCGTTAAAGATGCTGCTCTAAGATCTTGTTTTGAACCATCTAATCCTGTACTGGGTGTATTCAACTTAACCTCAGCAGGAGTAAACGTACAACCTGGAACTATTAAACAATATTATCCTTCTCCTGCTGATGCCCATAACGGAACCAATGAAATTCTGACTCCAGCTAATTATACAGCACCAGACGGAGTGGTTTATATTAAGGTAAGCAATGCCAACGGATGTTACAGAATTGCAGAAGTAACGCTTACCGTTATCCCTCCTACCTACTCAGAGGTACTAAAGGATAAAATTATCTGTATGGAAAATACCACCACACTGGATGCCGGCCCCGGATATACTTCTTATCTATGGAGTACGGGAGCAACAACACCATCCATCAGCAATGTGGGAGTGGGAACTTATTGGGTAGATCTGAAAACGAGAGAATGTACGACAAGACAAACCGTAAAGGTTTATCCATCAGAAAATCCTGTAATTTCAGATATTAACATCAGCAATAATACGGTTACCCTGACTGCCATTGGAGGAACAACACCTTATCAGTATTCGATGGATAATATCAACTGGCAGAATGAAAATGTATTTACCAATGTTCCGCGTGGCAGCAATACTTTTTATGTAAAAGATGCTTATAACTGTACTCCTGTAGAGGTAGAAATTACAGTTCCTAATCTTATTAATATCATTACGCCTAATGGTGATGGAATAAATGATGTACTGGATTATTCTGCTTTGGCCGGGAAACCTAATTTCACATTCAGTATTTATGACCGATATGGAAGCAAGATCCACGAAGGAAGCAAATTAAACGGATATCAATGGGATGGCAGCATTGGCGACAAGAAAGTATCTACCGGAAACTACTGGTTTGATATGGGCTGGAATGAGACCAACAGAAAACAGACTCCGATAAAATACACAGGATGGATTATGGTAAAAAACAGAAATTAA